The Proteiniphilum propionicum genome contains the following window.
TGTCCCTGCCAACCGAGTATTGTTGTTCGAAAACCGCTTTAAGGGTCTGGTAATGACCATAGTCATGCTTCTTGAAGAGCCCTATAAAACGGTACATCAGTTTGCCCAGTTCAACGAACCTGGCATCAACCTCGGCCTTTGTACTGCGGTACACCACCTTGTTGCCCGTTTCACCCTGTATGCTTTCGATAAGGGAAAACATCTCTTTGGACAGGCTCTTATTGAAGATATGTTCCTCCCTTTCATTGATAAACAGACGCAGGGTTTCATGAATCAACTCGTAACGGGAGTACCAGGCGATATTGCTGCCGACCAGTTTACTGTCCATGCGCACCTGCTTGCCGCTCACCTCAAACTCCAATAGCTGGTCACGGGTGATTTGCCCCTGGCACTTTTTGAACAGGTCTTCGCCGTGTTCCCTTGCATAGTCAACCAGATTGCGACGGAAAAGGTAGTAAGTGGATGAAACAGGCTCAGCGTCCTCTAACGACATCAGACCCAGAGCACTGCGAACAAGTAAATTGTATGCGCAGTTCTCAAACAATTGTGCGTCGCTCCATCCCTGGCCTTCCTTGAGGATCATCATACCGACCAAAATACGGATAGAGGCATTAGGAGCCCCCGTTCCATTAGAATAAAGTGGTCTGAAAATAGACTCATCCACACGCATTACAACATGGTTTCGGAACCGGTTATGCCAGGAGTCATTTTTTAGGTATTCTTTCTTCTTAGAGTCTCTGAAGTACTCCGTCGGTGATGAAAAAATGCCCAATTGAGGGTTTTCGTCCGATTTTTTGAACATATTATACAGTTTTAAGCCCTACTAAGGTAGTGAATAATAGCTATATACGCAAATATTTCAAAGAACTTTTCAGGTGAAATTTACCTGATTTATAAAATTTATTGTACAAAAAATTTTAAACTAAATTATCACTCCGACTTTTCGGAGCGGACTCAATGTATTGTAATAAC
Protein-coding sequences here:
- a CDS encoding transposase; the encoded protein is MFKKSDENPQLGIFSSPTEYFRDSKKKEYLKNDSWHNRFRNHVVMRVDESIFRPLYSNGTGAPNASIRILVGMMILKEGQGWSDAQLFENCAYNLLVRSALGLMSLEDAEPVSSTYYLFRRNLVDYAREHGEDLFKKCQGQITRDQLLEFEVSGKQVRMDSKLVGSNIAWYSRYELIHETLRLFINEREEHIFNKSLSKEMFSLIESIQGETGNKVVYRSTKAEVDARFVELGKLMYRFIGLFKKHDYGHYQTLKAVFEQQYSVGRDKTVVPLEKEKVSAKSIQSPHDTDCHYRDKDGNKVKGYSVNVTETCDQPGDDKDTALNLITDTEVTVASAPDNGFLEQALDRTQEIISDKIEKVYADGAYHSADNQEYCQSDKKWHRADTHRHARPRTEI